Proteins from one Gemmatimonadaceae bacterium genomic window:
- a CDS encoding M20 family metallopeptidase, with product MSVPETVAGQFAPKLRERLVTLRRDLHRHPELSFAETETTARLIAVLAEIGVSDVTRVKETGAVARVPGRTRSAPVVALRGDIDALPIQEATGLSFASAVPGVMHACGHDIHASWAVGAAALLAENPAEGDVLVVLQPAEEVGQGALAVLESGALDDARAIFGGHVDRRFTVGQVVADDGPLAASADTFEIEIVGAGAHAARPHEARDPIVALAAVVMALQTVVARRLNPATPGVITVGTINAGTASNIIPDGARATGTIRAVDSGSRALMHEELRRVTEAVASGLGTEARVTIDRGPPPVVNPVQQATWAREAASAVVGANNVVPLGFLNLAAEDFSNYMERIPGCFLRIGAREPGGPVIPAHSPMFVPSEESLFVGAAVLAECARVASRSIR from the coding sequence ATGAGCGTTCCTGAAACTGTCGCCGGACAGTTCGCGCCGAAACTCCGCGAGCGCCTGGTGACCCTCCGGCGCGATCTGCACCGCCATCCGGAATTGTCTTTCGCGGAAACAGAGACGACGGCGCGGCTCATCGCGGTCCTCGCCGAGATCGGCGTGTCCGACGTGACACGGGTCAAAGAGACGGGCGCGGTCGCCCGCGTTCCGGGACGCACGCGCTCCGCGCCGGTCGTGGCGTTGCGTGGCGACATCGACGCGCTCCCGATTCAGGAGGCGACGGGCCTTTCGTTCGCGTCGGCGGTTCCCGGAGTGATGCACGCGTGCGGCCACGACATCCACGCATCGTGGGCCGTGGGCGCGGCGGCGCTTCTCGCCGAGAATCCCGCCGAGGGCGACGTGCTCGTGGTGTTGCAGCCGGCGGAGGAAGTCGGGCAGGGAGCGCTCGCCGTGCTCGAGAGCGGCGCTCTCGACGATGCGCGCGCGATCTTCGGCGGACATGTGGATCGACGCTTCACCGTCGGTCAGGTGGTGGCCGACGACGGGCCGCTCGCCGCGTCGGCCGACACGTTCGAGATCGAGATCGTCGGCGCAGGGGCGCACGCCGCTCGCCCGCACGAGGCGAGAGATCCGATCGTCGCGCTTGCCGCGGTCGTGATGGCGCTTCAGACGGTCGTCGCGCGGCGGCTCAATCCGGCCACGCCCGGCGTGATCACCGTCGGGACGATCAACGCCGGAACGGCGTCGAACATCATTCCGGACGGGGCACGGGCCACGGGGACCATTCGCGCCGTCGATTCGGGATCGCGCGCCCTCATGCACGAAGAGCTGCGCCGGGTGACCGAGGCGGTCGCCTCGGGGTTGGGCACGGAGGCGCGTGTCACCATAGATCGCGGTCCTCCGCCAGTCGTCAATCCGGTTCAGCAGGCAACGTGGGCGCGCGAGGCGGCGTCGGCGGTCGTGGGTGCGAACAACGTGGTCCCACTAGGGTTTCTGAATCTCGCCGCCGAGGATTTCTCGAACTACATGGAGCGGATCCCCGGTTGTTTCCTTCGCATTGGCGCCCGCGAGCCCGGCGGCCCGGTCATTCCCGCGCATTCGCCGATGTTCGTGCCGTCCGAGGAATCGCTCTTCGTCGGCGCCGCGGTCTTAGCGGAATGCGCACGGGTCGCCTCACGGTCCATCCGATAG
- a CDS encoding glycosyltransferase family 39 protein: protein MSAIAKPSTSRNWTALSWTMILAATIAVASTARVFSGTVDEPAHLAAGMQWLTTGEYSYDLQHPPLGRIAAALGPYVRGVRSTNDPAVYDEGAKILGSGARYSDMLASARHGELVFFVLLTLVVWFWARSLLGDAGAAIATLLLVTNPNVLAHAGLATTDIACAATTTLALFLAVRWVESPTMPRALAFGVGAALAVGSRLSALAFVGGALVVCYALYAWVTRRATIDKARGAPSALAQVGASAAVFLLVIWAIYRFAIGPMHPGGASVPAPAFLAGVDTFLLHGSSGHPSFLLGTPANRGWWYYFPVALAVKTPIPLLLLSIVGAAVALADAKARRDWRTAVPVAAALAMLAISTTVRVDLGVRLILPMYPLLAIVAAQGAIRLWSDRAARAARGRAMVGALLAWSLLIVVRAHPDHLSYFNALAGDHPEHVLVDSNLDWGQDLYRLRDTIVARGIRDTVRVAYFGTADISAAGVPNARELGLHERPTGWIAASETYLAGEWVGRAYDWLLDYPAVARIGPSMRLWYVPPATATTDSLRRSAR, encoded by the coding sequence ATGAGCGCGATCGCAAAGCCGTCGACCTCTCGGAACTGGACCGCCTTGTCGTGGACGATGATCCTCGCCGCGACGATCGCCGTCGCGTCCACGGCGCGCGTGTTCAGCGGCACCGTCGACGAGCCGGCGCATCTCGCGGCCGGAATGCAGTGGTTGACGACAGGCGAATATTCGTACGACCTGCAACACCCGCCGCTCGGCCGAATCGCCGCGGCGCTCGGACCGTACGTTCGCGGCGTTCGGTCCACCAACGACCCCGCCGTCTACGACGAGGGCGCGAAGATCCTCGGGTCGGGCGCGCGCTACTCGGACATGCTGGCGAGCGCGCGACACGGCGAGTTGGTGTTCTTCGTCCTTCTAACGCTCGTCGTCTGGTTCTGGGCGAGGAGCCTCCTCGGCGACGCCGGAGCCGCGATCGCGACGCTGCTTCTCGTCACGAATCCCAATGTGCTCGCGCACGCCGGCCTGGCGACGACCGACATCGCGTGTGCCGCGACGACCACGCTCGCGCTTTTCTTGGCGGTGCGATGGGTGGAGTCGCCGACGATGCCGCGCGCCCTCGCCTTTGGCGTGGGCGCCGCGCTCGCCGTGGGTAGCCGGCTCTCGGCGCTCGCGTTCGTGGGAGGGGCGCTCGTGGTGTGCTACGCGCTCTACGCGTGGGTCACACGGCGCGCGACGATCGACAAAGCCCGCGGCGCGCCGAGCGCGCTTGCTCAAGTGGGCGCGAGCGCGGCGGTCTTCCTCTTGGTGATCTGGGCGATCTATCGGTTCGCGATCGGGCCGATGCATCCGGGCGGCGCGAGTGTTCCGGCGCCGGCGTTCCTCGCCGGCGTGGACACGTTCCTACTGCACGGCAGTTCGGGACATCCGAGCTTTTTGCTCGGCACACCGGCGAATCGCGGTTGGTGGTACTACTTCCCCGTGGCGCTCGCGGTGAAAACGCCGATCCCGCTGTTGCTGTTGTCCATCGTGGGCGCCGCCGTCGCGCTGGCGGACGCCAAGGCGCGTCGCGATTGGCGAACGGCGGTTCCAGTCGCCGCGGCGCTCGCGATGCTGGCCATCAGCACCACGGTACGCGTGGACCTCGGCGTCCGGCTCATCCTCCCCATGTACCCGTTGCTCGCGATCGTGGCCGCACAGGGCGCGATTCGCCTGTGGTCGGACCGCGCGGCGCGCGCTGCTCGAGGGCGGGCGATGGTCGGCGCGCTGCTCGCGTGGTCACTGCTCATCGTCGTGCGCGCGCATCCGGACCACCTGTCGTACTTCAACGCGCTGGCGGGCGATCATCCCGAGCACGTGCTGGTGGACAGCAACCTGGATTGGGGTCAGGACCTGTATCGACTGCGCGACACGATCGTGGCTCGGGGCATTCGCGACACCGTACGCGTCGCGTACTTCGGGACCGCCGACATCTCGGCGGCCGGCGTTCCCAACGCGCGCGAGCTCGGACTTCACGAGCGCCCGACTGGTTGGATCGCGGCGAGCGAAACGTACCTCGCCGGCGAGTGGGTCGGCCGCGCGTACGACTGGCTGCTCGACTACCCGGCGGTGGCGCGCATCGGACCGTCGATGCGCCTGTGGTACGTGCCGCCCGCCACCGCTACCACGGATTCGTTGCGGCGCTCAGCCCGATGA
- a CDS encoding TonB-dependent receptor: MRHRLGIEAGGIGIVVAGLAAGGRQAAAQDSLPRKLPPVVTVTRDVGRSPLDLPYGIANLRPDSLAPGQAHLNVDQTLSFLPGVTIANRTNPSQDTRISVRGFGARSQFGARSIRLLRDGMPLTLPDGQTPIDYLDLESVERVEVIRGAAAALYGNAAGGVIDLRSGPPPDAPFAAQLRSWRGSSGLRRYTGLFGGEAGAMMYQGNIGRTESDGYRDFSQQRLTNAFIHSTTQLGSTELGFTGMGLDMPVAQNPGALTRAQADSAPEQADAQSILKKARKAVHQVQLGISARRPIAGDGELTGQIYGGTRALYNPQTFAIVRVDRHQQGAGARLTLPWRIDSVENRFSVGVDAQWLSDLRKNWANCNGVTTANATCPALPVEKGTISLDQRERVSSVGPYVRDEVELGRFRGSAGVRADRVRFDLTDHYFGDGRNDSGDRTMRAVSPMLGAAWRFSPVHSVYASMGSAFETPTTTELGNQADGTAGLNRDLKPQFSTTYEVGAKGLGFGRVQYDASLFDTEVRDELIPFQIPGGNGRTYYRNAGRTRREGAELELLTDVGPVTLTGAYAYSHFRFRNFVNGGVQFAGKTIPGIPEQQWQAAATWHVPRAFVVADVQSKSQVFVNDANAAAAPSFTVVDARVVGMAAFGKPWLSPVVGVQNLFDRKYIGSVAINATGASLAATKFYEPSPRRTFIIGLSAATNPW, translated from the coding sequence GTGCGCCATCGGTTGGGAATTGAGGCAGGGGGAATTGGAATCGTAGTCGCCGGGCTGGCGGCCGGCGGCCGGCAGGCCGCGGCGCAAGATTCGCTGCCGCGGAAGCTGCCTCCGGTCGTCACCGTCACGCGCGACGTCGGCCGATCGCCGCTGGATTTGCCGTACGGCATCGCGAACCTGCGACCCGACTCGCTGGCGCCGGGACAGGCTCACCTGAACGTCGACCAAACGCTGTCGTTTCTCCCCGGCGTCACGATTGCGAATCGGACGAATCCATCCCAGGACACGCGCATTTCGGTGCGGGGGTTCGGCGCGCGCTCGCAATTCGGCGCGCGCAGCATTCGCCTTCTTCGCGACGGCATGCCGCTCACGCTTCCCGACGGTCAGACGCCGATCGACTACCTCGATCTCGAGTCGGTCGAGCGCGTCGAAGTCATTCGGGGCGCGGCGGCGGCGCTGTACGGAAACGCCGCCGGCGGCGTCATCGATTTGCGCTCGGGCCCGCCCCCTGATGCGCCGTTCGCCGCGCAGCTGCGCTCGTGGCGCGGTAGCTCGGGACTGCGGCGCTATACGGGTCTCTTTGGCGGTGAAGCCGGCGCGATGATGTACCAAGGCAACATCGGGCGGACCGAGAGCGACGGCTATCGCGACTTCTCGCAGCAGCGGCTCACCAACGCTTTCATTCATTCGACGACGCAACTCGGAAGCACTGAGCTCGGCTTTACCGGAATGGGGCTGGACATGCCGGTGGCGCAAAACCCCGGCGCGCTCACCCGCGCGCAGGCGGACAGCGCGCCCGAACAGGCGGATGCGCAGTCGATTCTCAAGAAAGCACGCAAGGCCGTTCACCAAGTGCAGCTCGGCATCTCGGCGCGACGGCCGATCGCCGGCGACGGCGAGCTCACGGGTCAGATCTACGGTGGAACGCGTGCGCTCTACAATCCGCAGACGTTTGCCATCGTGCGCGTCGACCGGCATCAACAGGGCGCGGGCGCGCGACTCACGCTCCCGTGGCGCATCGACTCCGTCGAGAACCGATTCAGCGTCGGCGTCGACGCGCAGTGGCTCAGCGATCTTCGAAAGAATTGGGCGAACTGCAACGGCGTGACGACCGCCAACGCGACGTGCCCGGCGCTGCCGGTCGAGAAGGGAACGATCTCGCTCGACCAGCGAGAACGTGTGTCGAGCGTTGGACCGTACGTTCGCGACGAAGTGGAGCTCGGCCGCTTCCGCGGCAGCGCCGGAGTGCGAGCGGATCGAGTGCGTTTCGACCTCACCGATCACTATTTCGGAGATGGGCGCAACGACTCCGGTGACCGCACGATGAGGGCGGTCAGCCCGATGCTCGGCGCGGCGTGGAGGTTCTCGCCGGTCCATTCGGTCTATGCGAGCATGGGATCCGCCTTCGAGACGCCCACCACGACGGAGCTCGGGAACCAGGCCGACGGCACCGCGGGGCTCAACCGCGATCTGAAGCCGCAATTCTCGACCACGTACGAGGTCGGCGCGAAGGGGCTTGGCTTCGGCCGAGTTCAGTACGATGCGTCGCTGTTCGACACCGAGGTTCGCGACGAATTGATTCCGTTTCAGATTCCGGGTGGCAATGGCCGCACCTACTACCGCAACGCCGGCCGCACCCGCCGCGAAGGCGCAGAGCTCGAGCTGCTCACCGACGTCGGGCCGGTCACGCTGACCGGCGCGTACGCCTATTCACATTTCCGCTTTCGCAATTTCGTGAACGGCGGCGTTCAGTTCGCTGGAAAGACGATTCCGGGAATTCCGGAGCAGCAATGGCAAGCGGCCGCGACCTGGCACGTGCCGCGCGCCTTCGTGGTAGCCGACGTGCAATCCAAGAGCCAGGTGTTCGTGAACGATGCCAACGCCGCCGCGGCGCCTTCGTTCACGGTCGTCGACGCGCGCGTCGTCGGCATGGCGGCGTTCGGAAAACCATGGCTCTCTCCCGTCGTCGGAGTGCAGAACCTGTTCGACCGGAAGTACATCGGGTCCGTCGCCATCAACGCGACGGGAGCGTCGCTCGCCGCGACGAAGTTCTACGAACCCTCGCCGCGACGAACCTTCATCATCGGGCTGAGCGCCGCAACGAATCCGTGGTAG
- a CDS encoding PadR family transcriptional regulator, whose amino-acid sequence MAGSDLFTGTLDILILKAVCWGPRHGYAIGRWIRETTSEGVIVQEGALYPALHRLERKGLLEEEWGVSETGREAKYYKLTPTGRAHLRAESKRWSKFSAAVSRAIDAASA is encoded by the coding sequence ATGGCCGGTTCCGATCTGTTCACTGGCACGCTCGACATCCTCATCCTCAAAGCGGTGTGCTGGGGCCCGCGCCACGGCTACGCCATCGGGCGCTGGATTCGCGAGACGACCTCGGAGGGCGTCATCGTGCAGGAGGGCGCTCTGTATCCCGCGCTGCACCGGCTCGAGCGCAAGGGCCTCCTCGAAGAGGAATGGGGCGTCTCCGAGACGGGGCGCGAAGCCAAATACTACAAGCTGACGCCCACGGGCCGCGCGCACCTCCGCGCGGAATCGAAGCGCTGGTCGAAATTCTCGGCGGCCGTCTCACGGGCGATCGACGCCGCGTCGGCGTAG
- a CDS encoding ABC transporter permease: MKRIFRKSEPARDVRDELQFHLEMRAREFMERGMPEAEARDAAARAFGNVEMIDAELSVARVVHVNSRERRDSLRELGRDVVFAARTLRKNRGFTLAALATLALGIGAATSVFTVVDGVLLRPLPYADPGRLAMVWLSQSTAGPADQLPLSTGFYSDAERTGRASFASIAAFRSWPFTLTGGGSGDVEQVSGARVTPSLFGVLGVRPALGHDFTAPDGDSGAAPVAIISHALWQRRFGGDAGVVGRSIELGGTPYKILGVMPADFAFPRGAELPTPLQFGLRTDIWTPLQLSASDRTFYGAMNTSAIARLRPGASLARAHGELSSALQQFLKVNAPKLKLDYNLVTLKDQAATHIRGGLYLLMSAVAFLLFIACANVANLLLARTGARSREFALRTTLGARRSRIAAQLITENVLLAAAGSALGVVLSIWATRAMLALVPGSMPRADDVGIDWRIAGVAALLAIAIGAAFGLAASTQVRWNRVAETLRDPGARATGGRATRFGRRALVVAEVSLSLVLIIGAALLATSFARLQRVDPGFRADGRFTASITLPIGARFDPVKDAAAWARFFGQLDERLAKTPAIQASGAISGLPLSDAAEGGGFAIVGQPTPEPGQAPHTEYFVTQGEYFRAMGIKVVSGRVFDATDVRGGARVAVVNREFARKYFAGAAIGRQIIPYFDFVREPRTIVGVVDDVQYGSLDAPATPEAYVPQQQMSYPGLKIVLRGTGDDATMLSLLKTAVREIDPKLAVSSPRPMTAVVAESLARRRFSMTLIGIFAGAALLLAMVGLYGVIALSVNQRRREIGVRVALGAQRQDVIRLVLGEGLRVTAIGVLLGVVTARVLSTLVASLLYGVSATSPAIYGAAAAIVVVVTLLATYVPALRATRIDPNLALRAD; this comes from the coding sequence ATGAAACGAATCTTCCGAAAGTCCGAGCCCGCGCGCGACGTGCGCGACGAACTGCAGTTTCATCTCGAGATGCGAGCGCGGGAATTCATGGAGCGCGGCATGCCTGAGGCCGAGGCGCGCGATGCTGCCGCCCGCGCGTTTGGCAATGTGGAGATGATCGACGCCGAGCTGAGCGTCGCGCGCGTCGTGCACGTGAATTCGCGCGAGCGACGGGACTCACTGCGCGAGCTGGGTCGCGACGTCGTCTTCGCCGCGAGGACGCTCCGCAAGAACCGCGGGTTCACGCTGGCGGCGTTGGCGACGCTGGCCCTCGGCATCGGCGCGGCGACGTCGGTGTTCACCGTCGTCGACGGCGTGTTGCTTCGCCCCCTGCCTTACGCGGACCCCGGCCGCCTGGCGATGGTGTGGCTCTCACAGAGTACGGCGGGCCCCGCGGATCAACTGCCGCTGTCCACCGGCTTCTACTCCGACGCCGAGCGAACGGGCCGCGCGTCGTTCGCGTCGATCGCCGCGTTTCGCTCGTGGCCGTTCACGCTCACGGGCGGGGGTTCCGGCGACGTCGAGCAGGTCTCCGGCGCGCGGGTGACGCCATCGCTGTTCGGGGTGCTGGGCGTCCGACCGGCGCTCGGACACGACTTCACGGCGCCGGACGGCGATTCCGGCGCGGCGCCCGTGGCTATCATCAGCCACGCGCTGTGGCAGCGGCGGTTCGGCGGCGACGCCGGGGTGGTCGGACGCTCGATCGAGCTCGGCGGAACGCCGTACAAGATTCTCGGCGTCATGCCGGCGGACTTCGCGTTTCCTCGCGGGGCCGAGCTGCCGACGCCGCTTCAATTCGGATTGCGCACCGACATCTGGACACCGCTCCAGCTCTCGGCGAGCGATCGCACCTTCTACGGCGCGATGAACACCTCGGCGATCGCACGCCTTCGGCCCGGCGCGTCGCTGGCCCGCGCCCACGGCGAGTTATCGTCGGCGCTTCAGCAATTTCTCAAGGTGAACGCGCCGAAGCTGAAGCTGGATTACAACCTCGTCACGTTGAAGGATCAGGCGGCGACGCACATCCGCGGCGGCCTCTACCTGCTGATGTCGGCCGTCGCGTTCCTGCTGTTCATCGCCTGCGCGAACGTGGCGAACCTGCTGCTGGCGCGCACGGGGGCGCGCAGCCGCGAATTCGCGCTGCGCACGACGCTCGGCGCGCGTCGGTCGCGTATCGCGGCGCAGCTGATCACCGAAAACGTGCTGCTGGCCGCGGCGGGCTCCGCCCTCGGCGTGGTGCTTTCCATCTGGGCGACACGGGCGATGCTGGCGCTCGTGCCGGGTTCGATGCCTCGGGCCGACGATGTTGGCATCGATTGGCGCATCGCCGGCGTGGCGGCGTTGCTCGCGATCGCGATCGGCGCGGCGTTCGGGCTCGCCGCCAGCACGCAGGTTCGCTGGAATCGCGTCGCCGAAACGCTTCGCGATCCCGGCGCCCGGGCCACGGGCGGCCGAGCGACTCGCTTCGGACGTCGCGCGCTCGTCGTCGCCGAGGTCTCGCTGTCGCTCGTATTGATCATCGGCGCGGCGCTGTTGGCCACGAGCTTCGCGCGTCTCCAACGCGTCGACCCGGGCTTCCGCGCGGATGGGCGGTTTACGGCGAGCATCACGCTTCCCATCGGGGCCCGCTTCGATCCGGTCAAAGACGCGGCGGCATGGGCGCGCTTCTTCGGCCAGCTCGACGAGCGGCTCGCCAAGACTCCGGCCATCCAGGCCTCGGGAGCGATCAGCGGACTGCCGTTGTCCGACGCCGCCGAAGGGGGCGGCTTCGCGATTGTGGGACAGCCGACGCCCGAGCCGGGGCAGGCGCCGCACACGGAGTACTTCGTCACGCAAGGCGAGTACTTCCGCGCCATGGGCATCAAGGTCGTCTCTGGCCGTGTGTTCGACGCGACCGACGTGCGCGGAGGGGCGCGTGTCGCGGTCGTGAACCGCGAATTCGCCAGGAAGTATTTCGCCGGCGCGGCCATCGGCCGGCAAATCATCCCGTACTTCGACTTCGTGCGCGAGCCGCGCACGATCGTCGGCGTCGTCGACGACGTGCAGTATGGGTCGCTCGATGCGCCAGCTACGCCGGAGGCGTACGTCCCGCAGCAGCAGATGTCCTATCCGGGGCTGAAAATCGTGCTCCGCGGCACCGGCGACGACGCGACGATGCTCTCGCTGCTCAAGACGGCGGTCCGCGAGATCGACCCGAAGCTCGCCGTCTCGAGTCCTCGGCCGATGACAGCCGTGGTGGCGGAATCGCTGGCCCGCCGGCGATTCAGTATGACGCTGATCGGCATCTTCGCCGGCGCGGCACTGCTGCTGGCGATGGTCGGCCTGTACGGCGTGATCGCGCTCAGCGTCAACCAGCGTCGCCGCGAGATCGGCGTGCGTGTGGCCCTCGGCGCTCAGCGACAAGACGTGATTCGGCTCGTCCTCGGTGAAGGGCTGCGCGTGACGGCGATCGGCGTGCTCCTCGGCGTGGTGACCGCGCGGGTCCTGAGTACCCTCGTCGCCTCGCTGCTCTACGGCGTGAGCGCGACCAGCCCGGCGATCTACGGGGCCGCCGCGGCGATCGTCGTCGTCGTGACGCTCCTGGCGACGTATGTGCCCGCGCTGCGCGCGACGCGGATCGATCCGAACCTCGCGCTGCGCGCGGACTGA